In the Streptomyces sp. 3214.6 genome, CCACGCTGTCCCGGTCTCCCCACAGCAGCATCGTCGGCATCCCGGCCGTCAGATAGCAGCGGTCGAGCATGGTCACGACCTGACCGCGCCAGTCGACGACCGCCCGCAGGGTGCGGATGAAGGCGCTGCGCGACGTCTCGTCCGGCAGCGCGTCGACGAGGTGGAGCAAGTCGGGGGCGTCCTGGCCGAGATCGGTGTCCAGCAGTTTCATCAACCGTATGACCAGGCCGACTTGAAGTCTGGCACCGGGCAACCGCAGTGCGGAGAGCGCCAGATGGGCGCCCGGCAGGGAGACCAGCCGTAGCGCGGGGTTGACCTCCCGACCGACTCCGCCCGCGCTGACGAGGACCAGCCGTTCGGTGCGCTCGGGGAACTGGTAGGCGAACTGCATCGCCACTCCCCCGCCGAGCGAGTGCCCCACCAGGGTCGCCGACTCGACGCCGAGCGTGCTGAGCAGATCACGTAGCCCGTTGGCGTACGCGGCCACCGAGTAGTCGGCGCGCGGTTTGTCGGAGGCGCCGTGACCGAGGAGGTCGGGGGCGATGACGGTGTGGTTGCGGGCGAGGTCGGGGATCAGCCCGGCCCAGGTCTTCGAGGAGTCGCCGATGCCGTGGATGAGGACCAGCGCGGGGCCCTCGCCGGCCATCCGGAAGGCGCGCCGGTAGCCGTGCACGACCCGGTACTGCAACTCCAGTTCCGCGTCGCCCACCGGGCGCAGTCGGGCGGCGCGCGCCGGGCGCCGCCGGGGGACGTCGACCATCCGCTCGCCTCCCTCGGTCGTTGGCCGTCGGCGGTCCGCCGAAAGCCGTTCACACCAGCGTAGGACCGCTTTCCGTCAGGGGATTTCGAGAAGGTTTCGCCTCCGCTAAGCGGGCGAACCATGCCCGGGCGAGACCGGATTGTCAGTGGTGGGCGGCAAGCTGGAAGGTGCGCCGCCGCACGGGGGCGTACGCGCCGTCAGGGGCGCGGGGGAGACGACGCCGACACGGGGAGAGCCGACCGATGCCCACAGCTGTACTGACCGACCGCGAGCGCACCGCCGTACGGGCATACCTGCGGCTGCTGCACACCGTACGCGCCGCCTTCGGCGACGAGGGGAGCGGCGAGGCCGTCGGCGCCTCGGGCCCGGCGCACGACCGGTTGCCGCCGATGGTGCCGCCCGCCGTCCTGGCCGAGGCGGAGCAGGCCCTGGCGGACGCGGGTCTGGCGGGCAACGAGGAGGAGTTCTTCCGGCTGCTGCACAGCTGGTACCCCGGCCCGTGACCGCCCGCACCTGAGCCGGCGCGGGCGGTGCCTCAGGCGTGCCGGACGGTGATCGCCGTGGCCACCAGCCCCCGCTGCACGGTCCAGCGGCCGTCGAAGTGCCCGAGCCGGTGGCCGCCGACCATCGGTCCGGGCACCAGCAGCCGGGCCCGGAAGGCCCCGTACGAG is a window encoding:
- a CDS encoding alpha/beta fold hydrolase; the encoded protein is MVDVPRRRPARAARLRPVGDAELELQYRVVHGYRRAFRMAGEGPALVLIHGIGDSSKTWAGLIPDLARNHTVIAPDLLGHGASDKPRADYSVAAYANGLRDLLSTLGVESATLVGHSLGGGVAMQFAYQFPERTERLVLVSAGGVGREVNPALRLVSLPGAHLALSALRLPGARLQVGLVIRLMKLLDTDLGQDAPDLLHLVDALPDETSRSAFIRTLRAVVDWRGQVVTMLDRCYLTAGMPTMLLWGDRDSVVPVRHAYDAHEAMPGSRLEIFEGAGHFPFHSDPARFRAVVEEFIRTTAPADWSRERWRALLREGRPAAGATGRADGTARAVREAGERSAT